The Agrobacterium vitis genome has a segment encoding these proteins:
- a CDS encoding PBECR2 nuclease fold domain-containing protein gives MADQLPFQEAIDFLKGKVNLPTRRYDDVMRQGQVRGFTVAGVTRDDMLSDFMAAVLKARSQGTGFNEFRKDFDAIVDRTGWAFNAKGATEEERRDWRARIIYTTNMRTSYMAGRWAQLTDPDVLKYRPYLQYVHSGALHPRRQHLAWDGLVLATDDPAWKIMYPPNGWGCGCDVKALSKRDLSRLGKDGPDPAPDLNPYESVDPRTGAPEVRYPGIDRGWDYNVGEEWQTGIVPTALRKPLPAVGATIHETLPPLPAPARAKPEDILPADLEPQAYVEAFLTRFGLQGDEAGYYRDASGGLIVIDKAMFEQRMPDGSVVGLKSGKRGRGQYAGLLADAIQSPDEIWVDWAAVKSGIVLRRAYLKRVLLPDGKSLFVRFEWTKMGWTAITGFDSTDAYIEGYRRGALLYRKK, from the coding sequence ATGGCTGACCAGCTCCCGTTCCAGGAGGCGATCGACTTCCTGAAAGGCAAGGTCAATCTGCCGACCAGGCGCTATGACGATGTGATGCGTCAGGGGCAGGTTCGAGGCTTTACCGTCGCCGGCGTGACGCGCGACGACATGCTGTCGGACTTCATGGCGGCAGTGCTGAAGGCGAGATCGCAAGGCACGGGCTTCAACGAATTTCGCAAGGATTTTGACGCCATCGTCGATCGCACCGGCTGGGCGTTCAACGCCAAGGGCGCAACGGAGGAAGAGCGGCGCGATTGGCGTGCGCGGATCATTTACACGACCAATATGCGCACCTCCTATATGGCCGGGCGCTGGGCGCAGCTCACAGATCCGGACGTTTTGAAATACCGGCCCTATCTGCAATATGTGCATTCCGGCGCCTTGCATCCGCGTCGCCAGCATCTGGCTTGGGATGGGTTGGTGTTGGCCACGGACGACCCGGCCTGGAAGATCATGTATCCCCCGAATGGCTGGGGCTGCGGCTGTGACGTAAAGGCCCTTTCAAAGCGCGATTTAAGCCGCCTTGGAAAGGATGGTCCGGACCCGGCTCCCGATCTCAATCCCTATGAGAGCGTGGATCCGCGCACGGGCGCTCCAGAGGTGCGTTATCCCGGCATCGATCGTGGCTGGGATTACAACGTCGGTGAGGAATGGCAGACCGGCATAGTCCCGACGGCACTGCGCAAACCACTGCCGGCCGTTGGCGCGACGATCCATGAGACCTTGCCTCCCTTGCCAGCACCGGCACGGGCAAAGCCTGAAGACATCCTTCCCGCCGATCTGGAACCGCAGGCTTACGTCGAAGCGTTTCTCACGCGGTTTGGGCTACAGGGGGACGAGGCAGGTTACTACCGCGACGCTTCGGGTGGCCTTATCGTGATCGACAAGGCGATGTTCGAGCAGCGCATGCCTGATGGTTCGGTTGTCGGTCTGAAGAGCGGCAAGCGCGGACGCGGCCAATATGCCGGCCTGCTGGCCGATGCCATCCAGTCGCCGGATGAAATCTGGGTAGATTGGGCCGCTGTCAAATCCGGCATCGTGCTGCGGCGCGCCTATCTGAAGCGCGTCTTGCTGCCAGACGGCAAGAGCCTGTTCGTTCGGTTCGAATGGACCAAGATGGGGTGGACGGCGATCACCGGTTTCGATTCGACCGATGCTTATATCGAGGGCTATCGCCGGGGTGCTTTGCTCTACCGGAAAAAGTAA
- a CDS encoding phage virion morphogenesis protein, whose product MVATTITIDATQVEDALERFLAAAADLAPVFKNIGEYEVQATKQRFRDEKDPDGNAWAALNPLYKETKKGPRILTGQTGDLSRVIWQLASSTSVDIGSDMIYARIHNEGGTIVPKSAAALMFSMGGKSFVVKSVKMPKRQFLGINDEDRVRIEEIIEDHFLDAIEQAGA is encoded by the coding sequence ATGGTTGCCACGACGATCACGATCGATGCCACGCAAGTCGAGGACGCGCTTGAACGCTTTCTGGCCGCTGCGGCCGATCTGGCCCCGGTGTTCAAGAATATCGGCGAATACGAGGTGCAAGCGACCAAGCAGCGGTTCCGGGATGAGAAAGACCCCGATGGCAATGCATGGGCGGCTCTCAATCCGCTTTACAAAGAGACCAAAAAAGGGCCGAGGATCCTGACGGGCCAAACCGGCGACCTGTCGCGGGTCATCTGGCAATTGGCATCCTCGACCTCTGTCGATATCGGATCTGACATGATCTATGCCCGCATCCATAACGAGGGCGGAACCATTGTTCCCAAGAGCGCAGCGGCACTGATGTTTTCGATGGGCGGCAAGAGCTTCGTGGTCAAAAGCGTGAAAATGCCGAAGCGGCAATTTCTTGGGATCAACGATGAGGATCGGGTGCGGATCGAGGAAATCATCGAAGACCATTTTCTCGACGCTATCGAACAAGCAGGCGCTTAA
- a CDS encoding peptidase — protein MKPINIFRSGTHTDSRGRQFAFSDADLQAVASQYDPALHHAPIVVGHPRDDHPAYGWVKSISFQDGQLVAEPEDIEPQFAELVKARRYRKVSASFYSPDHPNNPVPGKYYLRHVGFLGAAAPAVKGLKAVEFADDEDVIAFDDVVAPMRTTSGFDMVLKAIRGMRDFIVAEKGADFADGLIQSLQIDSITETADPLRIADDIAPAPDATNYSAKKEDDMDKEQEAALKAREEALAKQEADFAEKVKTDVEERRKTRAVEDAAFVEQLSAAGRLPVGLKSLATALFADLSDGTISFSDGGTEKSISPRQGLRDLLSKLPLPVATGELATGDGPDFSDPLHVKDAINVEIAAAKERGEHLSAAEAAMRLTKR, from the coding sequence ATGAAACCGATCAATATTTTCCGTTCTGGCACCCATACCGACAGCCGAGGCAGGCAGTTTGCTTTCTCGGATGCCGATCTGCAGGCTGTTGCCTCCCAATATGATCCGGCGCTGCACCATGCGCCGATCGTCGTCGGTCATCCCAGAGATGATCATCCGGCCTATGGCTGGGTCAAGTCGATCTCGTTCCAGGACGGCCAGCTGGTTGCCGAGCCTGAGGATATCGAGCCTCAGTTTGCCGAACTGGTCAAAGCGCGCCGGTATCGCAAGGTCTCCGCGAGCTTCTATTCGCCTGACCATCCCAACAATCCGGTTCCCGGCAAATATTATCTGCGCCATGTCGGTTTTCTCGGGGCAGCCGCGCCGGCCGTCAAAGGCTTGAAGGCGGTCGAATTTGCCGACGACGAGGATGTGATCGCATTCGATGATGTCGTTGCACCGATGCGGACAACTTCAGGCTTCGACATGGTCTTGAAGGCCATTCGAGGCATGCGGGATTTCATCGTCGCCGAAAAGGGCGCCGATTTTGCCGATGGTCTGATCCAGTCCTTGCAGATCGATTCCATCACCGAGACGGCCGACCCATTGCGCATTGCGGATGATATCGCGCCTGCGCCTGACGCCACCAACTACTCAGCCAAAAAAGAGGACGACATGGACAAGGAACAGGAAGCCGCCCTGAAGGCGCGCGAAGAGGCGCTGGCCAAACAGGAGGCGGACTTTGCCGAAAAGGTAAAGACGGATGTCGAAGAACGGCGCAAAACGCGCGCGGTGGAAGATGCCGCCTTCGTTGAGCAGCTGTCTGCCGCCGGAAGACTGCCGGTTGGCCTCAAGTCGCTGGCCACGGCACTGTTTGCTGACCTGAGCGATGGCACGATTTCGTTTTCCGACGGCGGAACGGAAAAGTCGATTTCTCCGCGCCAGGGCCTGCGGGATCTGTTGAGCAAGCTGCCTTTGCCGGTCGCAACTGGTGAACTGGCCACCGGCGACGGCCCGGACTTCTCCGATCCGCTTCACGTCAAGGACGCCATCAATGTCGAAATCGCGGCGGCAAAGGAGCGTGGCGAACACTTGTCGGCCGCAGAAGCCGCCATGCGTCTCACCAAGCGCTGA
- a CDS encoding major capsid protein, which yields MSGTPFPIDPVLTGIIIAYKNNTLIADQVLPRLTPNLPKKKFTWWQFDFGQFITVPDTKVGRKSSPNEVEFQAEEVEDKTEDYGLDDVIPLDDINNAPAGYDPRAFSAQKLIDLVLLDREVRVASKVFNSATYDAANKETLTGTDKWSNAASDPIAQFSQAADNMIIRPNNLVIGRVEWTALRTNANVLKALNISGSDKGMARKEAVADLLELDDIIIGEGWINRAKKGQPVTRQRAWGDKALLIHKAPLASSIDATPTFGWTAQHGDRIAGSIDEPKIGLKGSVRVRSGESVKEVISSRQLGYLFEGVI from the coding sequence ATGAGCGGCACGCCGTTCCCTATTGATCCGGTCCTGACCGGCATTATCATCGCCTACAAGAATAACACGCTGATCGCCGATCAGGTCTTGCCGCGCCTGACGCCAAACCTTCCCAAGAAGAAGTTCACCTGGTGGCAGTTCGACTTCGGCCAGTTCATCACCGTGCCTGACACGAAGGTCGGCCGCAAATCCTCGCCGAACGAGGTTGAGTTCCAGGCTGAAGAGGTCGAGGACAAGACCGAAGACTACGGTCTGGATGACGTGATCCCGCTCGATGACATCAACAATGCACCGGCCGGCTATGATCCGCGTGCCTTCTCGGCGCAAAAGCTGATCGACCTCGTGCTGCTCGACCGGGAGGTCCGTGTCGCCAGCAAGGTCTTCAACAGTGCGACCTATGACGCGGCAAACAAGGAAACCCTGACTGGAACGGATAAATGGTCCAATGCCGCCAGCGATCCGATCGCACAGTTTTCCCAGGCCGCCGACAACATGATCATTCGCCCGAACAACTTGGTTATCGGCCGGGTCGAATGGACGGCGCTGCGCACCAACGCGAACGTGCTCAAGGCCCTGAACATCTCCGGATCTGACAAGGGCATGGCGCGAAAGGAAGCGGTCGCGGATCTGTTGGAGCTGGATGACATCATCATCGGCGAAGGCTGGATCAACCGGGCAAAGAAGGGCCAACCCGTGACCCGCCAACGGGCCTGGGGCGATAAGGCGCTGTTGATCCATAAGGCACCGCTCGCCAGCTCCATCGACGCAACGCCGACATTCGGCTGGACCGCCCAGCATGGCGACCGCATCGCCGGTTCGATCGACGAGCCGAAGATCGGTCTGAAGGGTTCGGTGCGCGTCCGCTCCGGCGAAAGCGTCAAGGAAGTCATCTCTTCCAGGCAGCTCGGCTACCTATTCGAAGGCGTTATCTGA
- a CDS encoding DUF7210 family protein: MATKNTEATGSAEPKTEVVLIKPARIDGIKCMPGKTVSVDATVLEQLRDNGAVGNPDEDAHAKPTENAE, encoded by the coding sequence ATGGCTACGAAGAATACTGAAGCGACCGGCTCGGCCGAACCGAAAACCGAAGTCGTGCTGATCAAGCCGGCGCGCATCGACGGCATCAAGTGCATGCCGGGCAAGACGGTCTCCGTCGACGCGACTGTGCTTGAGCAACTCCGCGATAATGGTGCGGTCGGCAACCCGGACGAGGACGCTCATGCAAAGCCGACCGAGAACGCCGAATGA
- a CDS encoding gp436 family protein yields the protein MTIYATLSDIVERAGEDEILQVADRDRDGVADPDVIAAALATAGSEIDGYVSVRYRLPLPAVPNLIKTWAVSIARYHLHINGAPDHVVRDWKAAMDGLRDVARSVINLPVDEAGSQPVDGAGRVILVRPTKDFGGFL from the coding sequence ATGACCATCTATGCAACGCTGTCTGATATCGTTGAGCGGGCCGGGGAGGACGAGATCCTTCAGGTTGCCGATCGCGACCGCGACGGTGTTGCAGATCCAGATGTGATCGCGGCGGCGCTCGCAACGGCAGGCAGCGAGATCGACGGCTATGTCAGCGTTCGCTATCGCCTGCCGTTGCCCGCCGTGCCGAATCTCATCAAGACATGGGCGGTGTCGATCGCACGCTACCACCTGCATATCAACGGCGCGCCGGATCATGTCGTGCGCGATTGGAAAGCGGCGATGGATGGCCTCAGGGACGTGGCGCGTTCGGTCATCAATCTCCCGGTCGATGAGGCCGGAAGCCAGCCGGTCGATGGTGCCGGCCGCGTCATCCTTGTGAGGCCGACGAAGGATTTCGGAGGCTTTCTATGA
- a CDS encoding phage tail terminator protein: MIGEIIVRLKAKTSITDIRPAEDLEALSNGVLPPNRTVFVLPFREAGNPNQFATGGFRQSVDVWIIVAFFIRRYDDAKGGGRMTEFEQIRQEIETALAGWAWDEHEDLFELVSSQASAFGKGTTIFAQTWKTTRTLEAS; this comes from the coding sequence ATGATCGGCGAAATCATCGTGCGGCTGAAGGCCAAGACCTCGATCACCGACATTCGACCGGCCGAGGATCTGGAAGCCCTTTCCAATGGCGTCTTGCCGCCCAATCGCACAGTCTTTGTTTTGCCGTTTCGAGAAGCAGGAAACCCGAACCAGTTTGCGACGGGCGGGTTTCGCCAGTCGGTCGATGTCTGGATCATCGTCGCGTTTTTCATCCGGCGATATGACGACGCCAAGGGCGGCGGCCGGATGACGGAATTCGAGCAAATCCGACAGGAGATCGAAACTGCGCTCGCCGGCTGGGCGTGGGATGAGCACGAGGACTTGTTCGAGCTGGTCTCCAGTCAGGCCAGCGCATTTGGCAAAGGCACGACGATCTTTGCCCAGACCTGGAAAACCACCAGAACCCTGGAGGCATCATGA
- a CDS encoding phage tail tube protein: MTKYARNKALLVKIEGAYGTDSAPTGAANAIQASNFNFEPLLGTDVSRDLILPYMGHQGVILTGNYARVGFDVEVAGSGAAGTAPAWGVPMRACGMAEVITAGADVKYTPISNGFESASIYFVQDGTKHVLLGARGTWKLTMQPSQIARYSYTLTGLLGTITDAANPVIDLTKFIKPVPVSKANTTFSLLGYAGACEAFSFDLGGDIQTRLLINAESVEFTDRQMTGEATMSATTLATINWFAKAQAHETGVMAAQHGTVAGNIVQFDAARVQIGRTTYEENQKILNNKMPLMVLPTIGNDEFTITVK, encoded by the coding sequence ATGACGAAATACGCACGCAACAAGGCCCTGCTGGTCAAGATCGAAGGCGCCTATGGCACCGATTCCGCACCGACCGGGGCCGCCAATGCCATCCAGGCCAGCAATTTCAATTTTGAGCCGCTGTTGGGAACCGATGTCAGCCGCGATCTGATCCTTCCCTATATGGGCCACCAGGGCGTGATCCTGACCGGCAACTATGCGCGGGTCGGCTTCGATGTCGAGGTTGCCGGCTCCGGAGCGGCCGGGACTGCTCCGGCCTGGGGCGTGCCAATGCGTGCCTGCGGCATGGCCGAGGTGATCACGGCGGGAGCGGACGTCAAATATACGCCGATCTCCAACGGGTTCGAATCCGCCTCGATCTATTTCGTGCAAGATGGCACCAAGCATGTCCTGCTTGGCGCGCGCGGCACCTGGAAGCTGACTATGCAGCCGAGCCAGATTGCCCGTTACAGCTACACGCTGACTGGCTTGCTCGGCACGATCACCGATGCTGCCAATCCAGTCATTGACCTGACCAAGTTCATCAAACCGGTCCCGGTCTCCAAAGCCAATACGACATTTTCCCTGCTCGGCTATGCCGGCGCCTGCGAGGCGTTTTCGTTCGATCTGGGCGGTGACATTCAAACACGCCTGCTGATCAACGCTGAGAGCGTCGAATTTACCGATCGGCAGATGACGGGTGAAGCCACGATGTCGGCGACGACGCTTGCGACCATCAACTGGTTTGCCAAAGCCCAGGCGCACGAGACCGGCGTGATGGCCGCCCAGCACGGCACGGTCGCCGGCAACATTGTCCAGTTCGATGCCGCCCGTGTGCAGATCGGCCGCACGACCTACGAGGAAAACCAGAAGATCCTCAACAACAAGATGCCGCTGATGGTCCTGCCGACCATTGGCAACGACGAATTCACCATCACCGTCAAGTAA
- a CDS encoding DUF1799 domain-containing protein: protein MTQEVRNEFAEFGVVVGVNEASGEDIDPVAACNWDSLMAFLACDTQWRVVGVGLGGMIWIGFDYTACDVVFRRGRYADPVWVDLRVMEEAALPVLNSGDE from the coding sequence ATGACGCAAGAGGTCCGGAATGAGTTTGCCGAGTTCGGCGTCGTGGTTGGTGTGAATGAGGCGAGCGGCGAGGACATCGACCCGGTCGCGGCCTGCAATTGGGACAGCCTGATGGCGTTCCTGGCGTGCGATACGCAATGGCGTGTCGTGGGTGTCGGCCTCGGCGGGATGATCTGGATCGGCTTCGATTATACCGCCTGCGATGTGGTGTTTCGCAGGGGCAGATATGCCGACCCGGTCTGGGTTGATTTGCGGGTGATGGAGGAAGCGGCACTGCCTGTCCTCAACAGTGGAGACGAATGA
- a CDS encoding phage tail length tape measure family protein, with the protein MMATPLKLAATVTLDASQVPAGAQATKQAIAGIGTEASASTTKLQQMIAAQTGLGSPAANQNVREWTGALAMQGRSLDELRAKYNPLFATVNQYKASLTEIRTLHAQGVLSTDEMTAAISRNRQATLASINAIKGRNAAMNGDREGQFRRQNLMYQVFDTGQSAALGMPLAMVAMQQGPQVIQMYAGQGGVNAALKDLGTIASGAGRLITPLTVSIGGLAAAAMVGASAWNGYLTSTKEVSTAANGLGRAVAGTATQMEAAAQAGAASAGVSVKSARSMEAAFLRTGRIGNENFEGLISISKDFAATIGTDAASAGQALADLFADPAKAAQVLYQQYGLIDAATAKQATNLAAQNRQSEAQAVLLKALPPQLASAAEATTALGRAWEGVSTASSNAFDWIGKAIDKGAGIKTLAERIAGLRNQLSVGGPTGRGARGADKIQAELDALLAQQASEQAAEAERQRKAVEIRKSQAALTAADAVPANADAAKRQSLTNSIAAMQSGLTIQSLSPEDRAKLTVGIEAQTRALDALNNRQARAAEMDRLDIQIQNERNPLVRADLEARRTRLQMADQELSAEQVSAEAARARNRVIQETIASSQAQAADMQTETAIREKLNAQVAAGTLTSEQAQTHLETELQLRPLIAAAALAEGEAKTKLLDTINQLRVGYEGLAASQRDASAASYLQSQTATVDRLRYQTSIATRPTSDQSALLGQYDAEVKIRELGTDPTSKRADDIRRVARETAAWNTQLAKTTEAWNSVQQSAGNTIDSIVDGLSSGNIKDAAKSIVSDINKTFLELAIKNPLKNALLGTSSGTLSDVGGISGILSRLFGSGSDTASIASKALGQSVGSMQVTAGTVMLNGGLSGGLSNLLGGSQSAANSNSNVMDLSAYRKAISSIESGGNYSALGPVTASGDRAYGAYQVMGSNIPSWTKSALGTSMTPNEYLGNSQAQDAVFNKYFGASVSKYGNAQDAASVWFSGKPMASAGNATDVLGTTSTAYVDKFNSALGNVTGSTNSAASGLGGLNSATGVAAKGLDGLGSGMGKFGQVLAQAQASGNGGLASLLGGLTSYGQSVFNSSSQFQSAILSGGIGLYSGGGYTGAGGVYEPAGVVHKGEIVWSQSDIARAGGPHTVEAMRLGKRGYADGGMVDSYPTPKRLWSAANGNDQPGAGASAPRSATITLNMAGAYGKDEMRAEAYAGMQQALDEYDRAMPDRMQTISAHPRWR; encoded by the coding sequence ATGATGGCCACCCCTTTGAAGCTTGCGGCGACCGTCACACTCGATGCCAGCCAGGTGCCGGCCGGCGCACAGGCCACCAAGCAGGCGATTGCCGGTATCGGCACTGAGGCCTCGGCCAGCACCACCAAACTCCAGCAGATGATTGCCGCACAGACCGGTTTGGGATCTCCTGCCGCCAATCAGAATGTCCGCGAGTGGACCGGCGCCTTGGCAATGCAGGGGCGTTCGCTTGACGAGTTGCGGGCCAAATACAATCCGTTGTTTGCGACCGTTAATCAGTACAAGGCGTCGCTGACCGAGATCCGCACCCTTCATGCTCAAGGCGTACTGTCCACCGACGAAATGACGGCGGCGATCTCGCGCAATCGGCAAGCGACGCTTGCTTCGATCAATGCGATCAAGGGCCGCAATGCGGCGATGAATGGCGACAGGGAGGGCCAGTTCCGCCGCCAGAACCTCATGTATCAAGTATTCGACACTGGACAATCGGCGGCACTTGGCATGCCGCTCGCCATGGTGGCCATGCAACAGGGGCCGCAGGTTATCCAGATGTATGCCGGCCAGGGCGGGGTCAATGCGGCGCTTAAGGATCTCGGCACGATTGCGTCTGGGGCAGGGCGGTTGATCACGCCGCTCACGGTTTCAATCGGTGGGCTTGCTGCCGCTGCAATGGTCGGTGCCAGCGCCTGGAACGGCTATCTCACATCCACCAAAGAGGTTTCGACGGCAGCCAATGGCCTGGGCCGCGCCGTTGCCGGTACGGCCACGCAGATGGAAGCGGCGGCCCAAGCCGGAGCGGCCAGCGCTGGCGTCTCGGTCAAGTCGGCGCGCTCGATGGAAGCGGCCTTCTTGCGTACCGGACGGATCGGCAATGAGAATTTCGAAGGCTTGATTTCGATCAGCAAGGATTTTGCCGCAACGATCGGCACGGATGCCGCCTCGGCCGGCCAGGCGCTGGCTGATCTGTTTGCCGATCCGGCTAAGGCTGCTCAGGTTCTCTACCAGCAATATGGGCTGATCGATGCGGCCACGGCCAAGCAGGCGACCAATCTGGCAGCGCAGAACCGGCAGTCTGAGGCGCAAGCCGTGTTGCTGAAAGCGCTACCCCCGCAGCTGGCATCGGCAGCCGAAGCGACGACCGCCCTGGGTCGGGCTTGGGAAGGGGTGAGCACGGCTTCCAGCAATGCCTTCGATTGGATCGGAAAGGCAATCGATAAGGGAGCAGGTATCAAGACCCTGGCAGAACGGATTGCCGGGCTTCGAAACCAGCTCTCTGTCGGTGGACCGACCGGGCGCGGCGCGCGCGGGGCTGATAAAATCCAGGCTGAACTCGACGCCTTGTTGGCGCAGCAGGCCAGTGAACAGGCGGCCGAGGCTGAACGCCAGCGCAAGGCCGTCGAGATCCGCAAGAGCCAAGCCGCCTTGACTGCGGCCGACGCTGTGCCTGCCAATGCAGATGCCGCCAAGCGCCAAAGCTTGACCAACAGCATTGCGGCCATGCAATCGGGCCTGACCATCCAGTCACTCAGCCCGGAGGATCGTGCCAAGCTGACCGTCGGTATCGAGGCGCAGACGCGGGCGCTCGATGCGCTCAACAATCGCCAGGCCCGCGCAGCGGAAATGGACCGGCTGGATATCCAGATCCAGAACGAGCGCAATCCTTTGGTTCGTGCCGATCTGGAAGCACGCCGGACCCGGCTGCAAATGGCTGACCAGGAATTGAGCGCCGAGCAGGTCTCGGCCGAGGCCGCTCGCGCCCGCAATCGGGTTATTCAGGAGACGATTGCATCCTCGCAGGCGCAGGCGGCGGATATGCAAACGGAAACGGCGATCCGGGAAAAACTCAATGCCCAGGTTGCGGCTGGCACGCTGACCAGCGAGCAGGCACAGACCCATCTCGAAACGGAATTGCAACTGCGCCCGCTGATCGCGGCGGCGGCTCTGGCTGAAGGGGAGGCAAAGACCAAGCTGCTCGACACCATCAATCAGTTACGAGTCGGTTATGAGGGTCTTGCCGCCTCGCAGCGCGATGCCAGTGCGGCATCCTATCTCCAAAGCCAGACCGCCACGGTGGATCGGCTGCGCTACCAGACTTCGATTGCAACGCGGCCTACCTCCGATCAGTCTGCCTTGCTGGGGCAATATGATGCCGAGGTTAAAATCCGCGAGTTAGGCACAGACCCGACATCGAAGCGGGCTGATGATATCCGCCGCGTCGCCCGCGAAACCGCCGCCTGGAATACCCAGCTCGCCAAAACCACGGAAGCCTGGAATTCGGTTCAGCAATCGGCCGGCAACACGATCGACAGCATTGTCGATGGCCTGTCGTCCGGCAATATCAAGGATGCGGCCAAAAGCATCGTCAGTGACATCAATAAGACCTTCCTGGAATTGGCGATCAAGAACCCGTTGAAGAACGCATTGCTCGGTACGAGTTCCGGCACCTTGAGCGATGTCGGCGGGATCAGCGGGATCCTGTCACGGCTGTTTGGCAGTGGATCGGATACGGCGTCGATTGCCAGCAAGGCGTTGGGACAATCGGTCGGCTCGATGCAGGTGACGGCGGGAACCGTCATGCTGAATGGCGGGCTATCTGGCGGATTGAGCAATTTGCTTGGCGGTTCGCAATCGGCCGCCAACAGCAATTCGAACGTTATGGACTTGTCGGCGTATCGCAAAGCCATCAGCTCGATTGAAAGCGGCGGCAATTACTCGGCGCTTGGTCCGGTGACGGCCTCTGGTGATCGTGCTTACGGTGCGTATCAGGTGATGGGGTCTAATATTCCCTCCTGGACCAAGTCAGCGCTTGGCACGTCGATGACGCCGAACGAATATCTGGGCAACTCGCAGGCGCAGGACGCGGTCTTTAACAAGTATTTTGGCGCGTCGGTTTCTAAATACGGCAATGCCCAGGACGCTGCCTCTGTCTGGTTTTCCGGAAAGCCGATGGCCAGCGCCGGCAATGCCACCGATGTTTTGGGGACCACCAGCACCGCCTATGTCGATAAATTCAACTCGGCCCTGGGTAATGTCACAGGTTCCACCAATAGCGCGGCTTCCGGACTTGGCGGCTTGAACAGCGCAACCGGCGTTGCCGCCAAAGGCCTCGACGGCCTCGGCTCCGGCATGGGCAAGTTCGGCCAGGTGCTGGCCCAGGCGCAGGCATCGGGCAATGGCGGACTTGCCTCCTTGCTTGGCGGCCTGACCTCTTACGGCCAGTCGGTCTTTAACTCATCAAGCCAGTTCCAGTCGGCGATCCTGAGCGGCGGTATCGGTCTTTATTCGGGCGGTGGCTATACCGGCGCTGGTGGCGTCTATGAACCGGCCGGCGTGGTCCATAAGGGCGAGATCGTCTGGAGCCAGTCTGATATTGCCCGTGCTGGCGGCCCGCACACGGTTGAAGCCATGCGGTTGGGAAAACGCGGTTATGCCGATGGCGGCATGGTAGACAGCTATCCGACGCCAAAGCGGCTCTGGTCTGCCGCCAACGGCAATGACCAGCCGGGGGCAGGAGCATCGGCGCCCCGCAGTGCCACCATCACCCTCAACATGGCCGGAGCCTATGGGAAGGACGAGATGCGGGCCGAAGCCTATGCCGGAATGCAGCAGGCGCTCGATGAATATGACCGGGCGATGCCGGACCGCATGCAGACGATCAGCGCGCATCCAAGGTGGCGATAA
- a CDS encoding DUF6950 family protein, with the protein MQTLVRLKDWRSRFEIAIDEIKARPFEWYVHDCGPGLAGRLVQALTGVDLAAGMIANPYLDEESAAAIIRAAGFETLGALVASLLPEIHPSQAQIGDIAAIAYDGPIGHALGVVNGERIFVLRPQGLGTVSLLHATMAFRVG; encoded by the coding sequence ATGCAGACGCTCGTGCGCTTGAAAGACTGGCGGTCGCGGTTCGAGATAGCGATCGATGAGATCAAAGCCCGACCTTTCGAATGGTATGTGCATGATTGCGGACCAGGCCTTGCCGGCCGGCTCGTCCAGGCGCTGACCGGCGTCGATCTGGCGGCTGGCATGATCGCCAACCCCTACCTTGACGAGGAGAGCGCTGCCGCCATTATTCGCGCGGCCGGGTTCGAGACGCTTGGTGCGCTGGTCGCATCCCTGTTGCCGGAAATCCATCCCAGCCAGGCGCAAATCGGTGATATCGCCGCGATCGCTTACGACGGCCCGATCGGTCATGCACTCGGCGTGGTGAACGGTGAGCGGATCTTTGTGTTGCGACCGCAGGGCCTGGGGACCGTCAGCCTGCTGCATGCCACCATGGCCTTCAGGGTGGGTTAA